A single window of Oreochromis aureus strain Israel breed Guangdong linkage group 5, ZZ_aureus, whole genome shotgun sequence DNA harbors:
- the mon1a gene encoding vacuolar fusion protein MON1 homolog A codes for MEGEAQKATASWESGTLAPVDRLRSVRADSPIPGLVEGTEPGAGQKSAMFIHAHSFEDLTAEAEEEALRTADSGRSEEQHEEGLKALVAEQNIDEQHSNDLSDSRTKEEDVSSEAWRSHKKHVFVLSEAGKPIYTRYGTEEALSSTMGVMMALVSFVEAEKNIIRSIHADGCKVVFLTKSPLVLVGVSRTCQSDKEMLRELQYIYYQIVSLLTLTQLNHIFQHKQNYDLRRLLAGSEYLTDNLLIRLERDPGLLLSAVTCLPLASSSRDVVSSSLQAAKSKNLVFSILLAGDRLVTLVRKKDQFLHHIDLHLVFNLVGSSSSFREGEGWTPICLPKFNTAGFFHAHISYLEPASQLCLILVSTDREDFFNMSDCKQKFMERLSKRSAYQALKEAVKCPSYSVAQVGIPELRHFLYKSKSSGLYTSPEFPMVYQSDEEQERLLSLYQELHSCLHHPTRPLRYYYRCRETENLLAQVTSGFELYLCFSPLVTKASAFAAVNKLLKWIRKEEDRLFILSPLTY; via the exons ATGGAAGGTGAAGCCCAAAAGGCGACTGCATCATGGGAAAGTGGAACTCTGGCTCCCGTGGACCGCCTTCGCTCAGTCAGGGCGGACAGCCCCATACCTGGTCTGGTAGAGGGAACTGAACCAG GTGCTGGCCAGAAGAGTGCCATGTTCATCCATGCACACTCGTTTGAGGATTTAACTGCTGAGGCTGAAGAAGAAGCCCTGAGGACGGCTGATTCAGGCAGATCAGAAGAGCAGCATGAAGAGGGGCTCAAGGCACTTGTTGCTGAACAAAATATAGATGAACAACACAGCAATGACCTGTCGGATAGCAGGACTAAGGAAGAGGATGTGTCCAGTGAGGCATGGCGGAGCCACAAaaaacatgtgtttgtgctgagtGAGGCGGGGAAACCAATCTACACTCGCTACGGCACGGAAGAAGCTCTGTCGAGCACCATGGGGGTGATGATGGCTCTCGTGTCGTTTGTTGAGGCTGAGAAGAACATCATCCGCTCCATCCATGCAG ATGGCTGTAAAGTGGTTTTCCTCACCAAGAGTCCTCTGGTCCTGGTGGGAGTGTCACGCACCTGTCAATCAGACAAAGAGATGCTGCGGGAGCTGCAATACATCTACTACCAGATAGTCAGCCTGCTCACCCTCACCCAGCTCAACCACATCTtccaacacaagcagaactacGACTTGCGGCGTTTGCTGGCCGGCTCAGAGTATCTCACTGACAACCTGTTGATCCGGCTGGAACGAGACCCCGGCCTGCTGCTCAGTGCCGTCACCTGCCTGCCCCTGGCCAGCTCTTCCAGAGACGTAGTGTCATCGAGCCTACAGGCTGCTAAATCCAAAAACCTTGTGTTCTCCATATTGTTGGCCGGCGATCGCCTGGTCACCCTGGTCAGGAAGAAGgaccagttcctgcaccacatAGACTTGCACCTGGTCTTCAACCTCGTcggttcctcctcttccttccgAGAAGGTGAAGGCTGGACGCCGATCTGTCTGCCAAAGTTCAACACCGCAGGATTTTTCCACGCTCACATTTCTTACCTGGAGCCTGCGTCCCAGCTCTGTCTCATTCTGGTCTCAACTGATCGAGAGGACTTTTTTAACATGTCCGACTGCAAGCAGAAGTTTATGGAAAGGCTGAGCAAGCGTAGTGCCTACCAGGCCCTGAAGGAGGCGGTGAAATGTCCCAGTTACTCCGTGGCGCAGGTCGGCATCCCAGAGCTCAGGCACTTCCTGTATAAATCAAAGAGCTCCGGACTGTACACCAG CCCGGAGTTTCCGATGGTCTACCAGTCTGATGAAGAGCAGGAAAGGCTGCTGAGCTTGTATCAGGAACTTCACAGCTGCTTGCACCATCCAACCAGACCTCTTCGTTACTACTACCGCTGCAGGGAAACTGAAAACTTGCTGGCACAG gtgacaAGTGGCTTTGAGCTCTACCTCTGCTTTAGTCCGCTGGTGACCAAGGCCTCAGCGTTCGCCGCTGTCAACAAACTGCTGAAGTGGATCAGGAAGGAGGAGGATCGCCTCTTCATCCTCAGTCCTCTCACATACTGA